The Piliocolobus tephrosceles isolate RC106 unplaced genomic scaffold, ASM277652v3 unscaffolded_1417, whole genome shotgun sequence sequence gcaaatgaaaataaaaggagaaaatggggACACAGACCACATATCAACAAGGGAAAGTATTATTTTCTCCCATACAGCTCTGTTTCTTCCCTACCAGCTCCAGACCcctagttttaattttcatttacttttatatattctatttattcttttattttatttttaaaatttttaacgacacaatcttgccctgttgcccaggctggagtgcagtggcatgattatggctcgctgcagcctcaacttctggatgctcaattgatcctcttgcctcagcctcttgagtagttgagaccacaggcatgcattaccgtgcccagctaatttttttcattttttatagatacagaatctagctatattgcccaggctggtctcgaactcctatgttcaagtgatcctcttgcctcagttttccaaggtgttgggattataggtgtgagctaccacgcccagctaccaGACCCCCTATTTACATCCAATCTCTTTCCCAAACAGAACATTATTCCCTTGCagtcttgttgttgttgttgagacagagtctcactccatcacccaggctggagtgcagtggtgtgatctcggctcactgcaacctccgcctcccgggttcaagtgattcttctgcctcagcctcctgagtaactccTGAGtagtgtgccaccacaactggctaatttttgtgtttttagtagagatgggctttcaccatgttggccaggctggtctcaaactcctggcctcaagtggtctgcttgccttggcctcctaaagtgctgggattacaggtgtgagccaccacgccctttTTCTTATGAGATAGTTGTAGATTCACCTGCAGTCGTAAGAAATAATAGACAGATCACATGTACCCTTTCTACAGTTACGCCATGGTAACATCTTCCAAAACTATTGTGTAATATTACAGCCAGAATGTTAACATTGATACAGTCAACCAATCTGATTTAGACTTCCCCACTTGTACTTCATTTGTGTGTATTTAGTTCTGTGCAGTTTTGTCACACATGTAGGTTTTGTGTATCTGTCACTATAGTCAAGATACAAAGAGTTCCATCACCACAAGCCTCCCTCTCCTTACCCTTTAATAAACATATACCTCCTTCCCACCGTTTCCCATTCTTAACCCTTGCAGCCACTAATctattctccatttctataattttgtccttTCCAAGTTGTTATATCAAATAACATTATATAAAACatgtaggctgggcactgtggctcacgcctataatcccagcactttggcaggccgaggtgggcggatcatgaggtcaggagttcaagaccagcctggccaacatggtgaaaccccgtctctactaaaaatacaaatacaaatattagcctggcatggtggcacgttcctgtaatcccagctactcaggaggctgaagcaggagaattgcttgaactgggaccagggaggcagaggtttcagtaagctaaggttgcaccactgcactccagcctgggctgcagagcgagactctgtctcaaaaaaaaaaaaaaggattttctcCTGCAGCTGTGGCCCAGGCATGGCGACTCCAGGCTCCGTGACTCTGGAGGCCCCCTTTGAATCATTGAAGCTTTCCGTCATTGAGGGGTTTAGCCCACTGTTTACAGCAATCCAGAGGGTTTCAAGGAAAAGTTCCTTCGCAAGACGCGCGAGAACACGGTGGTACCCATAGGTTGCCTGAGCATGGCGGCCGCGCTCACCAAAAGCCTCTACTGCTTCCACCAGGGCAACAGCCAGTGCTCACAGCTCAAGATGCTCGCCCGGATCGCCGCCCAGGGCTTCACCGTCGCAGCCATCTTGCTGGGTCTGGCTGCCACCACTATGAAGTCTCAACCCTGAGCCCAGGGTCTTGAAACCTCTGCAGAAATCATTCCAAAATCCAGGAGCAACCACTGGCCCTACCATGGGACTTACTCCCTCCTCTCCTTTGAGAGGTCCCTGTGTCGTTGGGGGAGGAAGTGACCCTTTGTGTAACCGTAactgaaagatattttcaaaaatccCAGATTTTGTTGTTTGAATGTTATATACTTCTATTTGTGCCACATCTTCCCTCCACTCCCCTGCTTAAtaagctctaaaaaaaaaaaaagtaaaaaattacatACATACTGTATGTAATCTTTTAGGATTGCTTTTATTAACTAGGCATATTTGTATGggaaggggattttttttttttcttttttgagaaggagtctcgctgtgtcacccaagctgaagtgcaatggcaaaatgtaggctcactgcaacctctgccacccggattcaagcaattctcctgcctcagtctcccaagtagctgggattacagacatgcaccatcacccccggctaattttttgtatctttagtagagacggggtttcaccacgttggccaggctggtctcgaactcctgacctcatgatccgcccacctcggcctgccaaagtgctgggattacaggcatgagcccccgcgcctggccaggaaggtTTTTAAGTTACAGAAAAGTACAGAGCATGATATTGCAAACAAATATGTTCCTACCACAGAATCAACACTgactattgttaatatttttttatatttgcttcactttttttaaaagagagacaggtcttactctgtcacccaggctggagtgcaggtgcagtggcactgtcaaagctcactgcagcctcgacctcctgggctcacatgattttcttgccttagcctccctagtagctgggactagaggcacaggctaccatacctggctaattgttttaaagtttttgtagagatggagtcttgctctgtggcccaggctggtcttgaattcctgggctcaaatgatcctcccacctcagcctcccaaagcactaggtttacaggcataagatactgtgcctggctctctttattattattattattattattattattattatataaaagaaacaatgtaTTATAAAGTTGTAATCCCTTCTAATCCTCGTCCTTACTTCTGTTAGTCATAAGCAGCTACTAGTATGAATAtggtctcccttccttccttccttccttccttccttccttccctctttctttctcttccttccttccctccctctttctcttccttccttccttccctccctctttcttttccttccttccttccttccttccttccttccttccttccttccttccttcttttcttttttcgacagagttttgttcttgttgcccaggctggagtgcaatggcatgatctcagctcactgcaatctccacctcccaggttcaagctattctcctgcctcagcctcccaagtatctgggattacagtcacccaccaccatgcccagctaatttttggatttttaatagagacagggtttcaccatgttgaccaggctgatctcgaactcctgacctcaggtgatccacctgcctcggcctcccaaagtgctgggattacaggcatgagccactgtgtcccatCTGTCTGTGGTATATTATAATCTATAC is a genomic window containing:
- the LOC111542742 gene encoding LOW QUALITY PROTEIN: putative HIG1 domain family member 2B (The sequence of the model RefSeq protein was modified relative to this genomic sequence to represent the inferred CDS: inserted 1 base in 1 codon); this encodes MATPGSVTLEAPFESLKLSVIEGFXPTVYSNPEGFKEKFLRKTRENTVVPIGCLSMAAALTKSLYCFHQGNSQCSQLKMLARIAAQGFTVAAILLGLAATTMKSQP